GCGCGCCCCGGCGTAGGTGAAGCTCGAACGCACTCCGGCGACGATCGAGTCGATGAGGTCCTCGACGCCCGGACGCGCCGGGTCGAGGTACATCTTCGAGGAGGAGATGCCCTCCTCGAACAACGCCGACCGGGCCCGGTCGAACGCCGAGCGGCCCTGGGTGCGGTTGCTCACCGCGCGTGCGGACGCCATGCCGAACGACTCCTTGTAGAAGCGCCCGGACGCGTCGCGGTTGAGGTCGCCGGGGCTTTCCCAGGTGCCCGCGAACCACGAACCGATCATCACCGACGCGGCGCCGGCGGCGAGCGCGAGGGCGACGTCGCGCGGGTACTTGACGCCGCCGTCCGCCCACACGTGGGCACCGAGTTCGGTTGCCGCAGCGGCACATTCGAGCACGGCCGAGAACTGCGGGCGGCCCACGCCGGTCATCATGCGGGTGGTGCACATCGCGCCCGGGCCGACCCCGACCTTGATGATGTCGGCGCCGGCGGTGGCCAGATCGCGGGCGCCGTCGGGGGTCACGACGTTGCCGGCGGCAACCGGCACGCGGACGCCGGTGGCGGCCTCGTGTGCATCGCGCGTGGCCTTCACCACCGACAACGCGTCGATCATCTTGTCCTGGTGGCCGTGTGCGGTGTCGACGACGAGCACGTCGGCGCCCGACTCCAACATCGCCTTCGCCTTGGCGGCGACGTCACCGTTGATACCGATCGCGGTGCCGATGCGCAGACGGCCCTGTGCATCGAGCGCCGGGGAGTAGATCGCGCTGCGCAGTATGCCCTTGCGGGTCAACACTCCCTGGAGCTGACCGTCGGCGACGACCGGAGCGAGCCCGAGGTGCTGCTTGGCCAGGCCGTCGAAGACGCTGTCGAGGTCGGCATCCGGGCCGACCGTGAACAGTTCGGTGCTCATCACGTGCCCGACGGTGGCGAAGCGGTCGACCTTGCGCAGATCGCCGTCGGTGACCACACCGACCGGGTGGCGGTCGGGGTCGACCACGACGGCGGCCTGGTGCGCCCGCTTGCCGAGCAGGGCGAGGGCGGCCGCGACCGGGGCGTCGGCCGAGACGGTGACCGGTGACTCGTAGATCGGGTGCGCGGCCTTGACGTATTCGATGGTCTCGGTGACCGCGTGGATCGGAATGTCCTGGGGGAGCACCGCGATCGCTCCGCGACGGGCCACCGTCTCGGCCATGCGGCGACCGGACACCGCGGTCATGTTCGCCACGACCAACGGGATGGTGGTGCCGACACCGTCGGGGGTGCTGAGGTCGACGTCGAGTCGGCTGGTCACCGACGAACGCGACGGCACCATGAAGACGTCGCTGTACGTGAGGTCGAACGGGGGGAGGTCACCGAGGAGTTTCACGGAAGGCGATTTTACGTCGTTCGTCGGTACACCACGATTCGCCGACATTGCGCCCCGTCGTCCGATCGAGGTGTCCGCTACGTGGTCACTGTGTCCGTGGCGGTTCCACCCTGACGCGACGGCTCGTACGGTGACGCCATGAAGATCACCCATCTCGGCCACGCCTGCCTGCTCGCGGAGTACCCCGACGCGCGCATCCTCATCGACCCGGGCTCGTTCTCGGACGTCAGCGGTGTGAGTGTGGTCGACGCGGTGCTGATCACCCACCAGCACGCCGACCACCTCGACCTCGACAAGCTGCGTGGAGTGCTCGAGCGCAACCCCGACGTCCCTGTGTATGCCGACCCGGGGTCGCTCAAGGTGCTGCGCGAGGCGGGGATCGACGCGCAGGAGAACCAGGCCGGTCAGGCCTTCTCCGTCGGGTCGGTGCGGGTCACGCCGATCGGCCGGATGCACGCCGAGATCCACCCTTACATCGAACGCATCCCGAACCTCGGCGTCACCCTCCAGGCCGACGGCGATCCCACGCTGTTCCACCCCGGCGATGCCCTCGACGGGCAGCCGTTGGAACACATCGACATCCTCGCCGTTCCGGTGAGCGCCCCGTGGGGCGCGGTGAAGGAGACCATCGCGTTCGTGCGCCGCATCGCGCCGTCCGTCGTCGTGCCGATTCACGACGGCACCCTCTCCGAGGTCGGTCGCGGAATGTACCTCAAACACATCGGCGACTTCGGTCTCGACGGGGGAGTGCCGGTGCGCGATCTGCGCGGCGAGCCGGCGACCTCCTTCGACGCCTGAGCGCGATCGCCGACGTCCAACCCGTGATCAATGCGCAGAAATTACCTGAGGCTGCCCTAATATCGACCGGGTGTCGTCGATCACAGTCAAGAAGAAGTGCTGCAAGAGCGACCCGCGGTGCAAGAAGTGTCCGGTTGTGTTGCACCGCTTGACCATGCTCGGACACGCGGAGAAGGTCGGCTCCCGCAAGTACGAGATGCTGTCGAAGCCGAAGAAGAAGGTGGCCAAGTCGGTGCGCGCCCGCTGAGGTGCGGCCCGTTAGCCTGACCGCATGACCTTGCGCGTAACCGAGTGCTCCGATCGAGCCGAATGGGACGACCTCCTCGACCGCACCGGGGGACACCCCCTGCAGTTGTGGGGCTGGGGTGAGCTGAAGTCACGCTACGAGTGGAGCGCCGACCGGCTCGTGGTCGGTGACGGTGACGAGGTTGTCGGCTCGGCGCAGGTGCTGCACCGCAAGCTGCCACAACCGTTCCGCAGCCTGTCCTACATTCCGCGCGGTCCGCAGGTGAGCGACGAGGCGCGCCGTGCCGAGGTGCTCGATGCCCTCGCCGACTGGGTGAAGGCCCACCGCAAGCCGATCGCGCTGTCGATCGAGCCCGACTGGGAGGCCGGCTACTCGCCGATGCCGAAGGGCACCGACGACGAAGCGCTGGCACAGCTGCGCCGCGCTGACGACCCCCAGTGGTTGCGCGACATTGCCGCGCACGGTTTTTCGCCCAGCGACAACACGGGGCTCATCCCGCGCACGCTGGTGGTCGACTGCAGCCAGGACGACGACGCGCTGATGAAGGGTTTCGGGTCGAGCACCCGACAGAACGTCCGCAAGTCGTTCAAGGCCGAGAACGTCCGGTTCGGGCTGGTCGAGACCGAGGCCGACCTCGATCAGGTGCTGGCGATCAACCACGAGACCGCCCGCCGGGCCGAGTTCGCGGTGCACAGCGACGACTACCACCGCGGCATCCGTGACCTCATGGGCGACCGGTCGCAGCTCATCGCGGCGTGGGAGGGCGACCAGGTGGTCGCGTTCGTCTGGCTGGTCGTCTCGGCGACCACCGCGTTCGAGCTGTACGGCGGCGTGAACGAACGCGGCATGAAGCTGCGGCTCAACTACGGCCTGAAGTTCTACGCGATGCAGCACGTGCGGGAGCAGGGCGTCACCCGCTACGACGTCAACGGTCTGCTGAACGACGGCATCAGCGACTTCAAACGACAGTTTGCCAAGCACGAGAACATGCTCATCGGCACCTGGGACCGTCCGCTGTCGCCGCTCTACCCGGCCTTCGCCAAGGCGCTGCCGAAGGTGCGCACGGTGCTGAAGAAGGGTGTGCCGCAGGCGAAGTCGGCGATCAAGGACCCGAAGGGGGCGCTCGCGAAGCTGCGTCGCGAGTGAGCTGACCTGCCGCATGCAAAGAGCGCCGCGAAACCTCGCGGCGCTCTTTGCGTTTTCCAGGTGCCTGCGCGACTACTTGCCCTTCTCGGCTGCCGCGTAGGCGGCCCCGACGATGCCGGCAGCGTTCTCCAGCTTCGCCGGCACGATCGGGGTGCGGATGTCGAGCAGCGGCAAGAACTTCTCGTGCTTCTTCGAGACACCACCACCGACGACGAAGAGGTCGGGCCACAGCAGGTTCTCCAGCGCGGAGTAGTACTTCTGCAGTCGCTTGGCCCACTTCTCCCACGACAGGTCCTTGGCCTCGCGCACGCTGTCGGCGGTGCGGGTCTCGGCGTCGTGGCCATCGACCTCGATGTGCCCGAACTCCGAGTTCGGCACCAGCACACCGTTGTTCAGCAGGGCGCTGCCGATGCCGGTGCCGAGGGTGGTCATCACGACCAGGCCGCTCTGGTCCTTGGCGGCGCCGTAGTGCAACTCGGCGACGCCGGCCGCATCGGCGTCGTTGAGCACGACGACCTGGCGGCCGAGCTTGTCCTCGAGCATCTTGGTCACGTCGGTGTCGATCCAGGACTTGTCGATGTTGGCTGCGGTCTTCACGACGCCGTGCATCACGACGGCCGGCACCGTGATGCCGATCGGCTGGTCCTTGGTCGAGTCGGCGAAGTGCTCGGCGATCTGACCGATGACCTCGATCACAGCGTCCGGGGTGGACGGGTCGGGGGTCTCGATGCGCAGGCGGTCAGCCGCGAACTCGCCCTTGTCGAGGTCGACGGGCGCCCCCTTGATGCCACTGCCGCCCACGTCGATGCCGAGCGGGTAGGTCTTGGCCATGTTCGAATCTCCTTGATCGATAACGAATTCGGTCGTCGGTTGGTGCGTTGCGTGCGCCTGGTCGGCGCGGTCAGGGAAGGGTCAGGATCTCCGGGCCCTCGTCGGTCATCAACACGGTGTGCTCGAACTGCGCGCACCACGACTTGTCCTTGGTGGTCACCGTCCACCCGTCGTCCCACAGATCCCAATCGGCACCGCCGAGCGTGATCATCGGCTCGACGGTGAACGTCATCCCTGGCTCGATCACGTCGTCGTAGGCGGGGGCGGCGTCGTAGTGGGGCACGATGAGGCCGGAGTGGAAGCTGGTGCCGATGCCGTGCCCGGTGTAGTCGCGCACCACCCCGTAGCCGAACCGTGCCGCGTACTTCTCGATGACCCGTCCGACGACGTTGAACTGGCGGCCGGGCATCGCGGCTTTGATGCCGCGCAGCATCGCCTCCTGGGTGCGGTCGACGAGATCCTGCACCTGCGGCGAGACCTCGCCGACGGTGAAGGTGGCGCAGTTGTCGCCGTGCACCCCGCCGATGAAGGCGGTCACGTCGATCTTGACGATGTCGCCCTCCTCGAGCGGCAAGTCGTCGGGGATGCCATGACAGATGACCTCGTTCACGCTGGTGCACAACGATTTCGGGAAGCCGCGGTAGCCGAGGGTCGAGGGGTAGGCGTGGTGGTCCATGAGGAACTCGTGGCCGATGCGGTCGAGTTCGTCGGTGGTGACGCCGGGCTGGACGGCGGCTCCCGCGGCTTGCAGCGCCTGGGCGCCGAGGCGTCCGGCGATGCGCATCTTCTCGATCGTCTCCGCGTCCTTGACCTCCGAGCCGTCGAACTCCTTCGGGGCCGGCCGGTCGACGTACTCGGGCCGGGCGATCGACGCGGGCACCGCGCGCCGAGGGCTGATCGTTCCGGGGACCATCGGACTGCGAAGCGACATAGGGTGCAGCTTAGAACGAGCGGTCAACTGCACACGAAGGAGCGATGATGGCCTACTGGTACAACGTCAACACCGGTCAGATCGAGCAGGACGGCAACACCGACCCCAAGGACAACCTGATGGGTCCGTACCCCACCGAGGACGACGCCCGCGCCGCGATCGAGACCTCGCGCAAGAAGAACGAGCTGTGGGACGAGGAAGACCGGGAGTGGAAGGACGAGTGACGTCCACCCGGTGATGACGTGAGGGCGGTGCGCGCACGCACCGCCCTTACGCATATCCGGCGAACGCCGGCCGGCTATCCGCCGACTATTCCCGCCGCCGCAGGAAGGCGCGTCCGGCGATCGCGAGCAGGAACGCGGTGCCACCGGCGGCCACCGGCACGGTGAATCCGGCGTGCGGGTCGACGTTCTCGATCACCGTGCCGGAGATCGCGGAACCCGCGGCAATGCCGATCATGAGTCCGGTCAGCACGACGCTCATCGCCTCGTTGACCTGAGTGCCCGGAACGAGGCGCTGGGCGAGTTGCATCGAGATGATCAGCGTGGGCGCGGTCGCCGCGCCGGCGAACATCATCACGACCGCGATCGGCACGAGGTGTTCGGCGAGCAGGATCGGAGCCTCGAGCAGGAACATCGCGCCGGTGCCGACCACGAGCAGCGACGGCAGTGACCGCGACGGTTTGCGCCCACCGAACCAGAGTCCGGCGGCCGCGGAGCCGAGCGAGAACACGGCGACGACGAGGCCGGACGCCGACGGGTGGCCCTGGTCCTTCGCGACGGCGATCGCCGTCACTTCGTTCGAACCGAAGATGGCGCCGGTCATGAACAGCACGCAGGCGAGGATGACGATGCCCGGCACCCGCACCGCCAGCGACGTGTCGTGGTGCGCGGCGCCGTCGACCGGCGGCTCCGTGGTGCGCTCCGACAGCAAGACGAGGGTGCCGACGAGGTAGAGCAGCGTTGCAACGACGAGGCCGGCCTCCGGGAACCACAGGGTCGCCAGGCCGATCGCGAGGGCCGGGCCGAGCACGAACGACAGTTCGTCGACGACCTGCTCCAGCGACATCGCGCTGTGCTGTTGGTCGGGTTGGTTCCGCATCCGGTGCGCCCAGCGGGCGCGGGACAGCGTGCCGACGTTGGCGACCACGGTGGCCATCGCGTACGACACGAACAAGGTCCAGCGCGGCCACTGCAGACTCGAGGCGGCCACGAGCACCGCGCACCAGACGGCCGACCACGCCAGCAGGGGGTAGGTGATCCGTCGCTGGCCGTACCGATCGGTGAGCCGACCGGCGATGACAGCGGTCAGCGCGAGCACGACGAGACCGGTCGCCGACACCGCGCCGGCGAGCGCGAACGACCCGGTGCGGGTCGACACCATCGCCACCAGCGACATGCCGAACATCGCGCCGCCGAGCCGTCCGATCGAGGAGCCGGTCATGAACCGGCGGGTGGCGGGATCCTTCAGCAACGGGGTGTACGTCGATAGCACGCCGCCATCCCATCACCCCGGCCGCTCGCGCCGCTAATCAGCCGTGGCAGCGGCTCCAGTGAAAGATCGCTGCTGTCATGGCAACACCGATCTTTCACCGGAGCCGGCCTCGATCGACAGT
This genomic stretch from Calidifontibacter indicus harbors:
- a CDS encoding GuaB1 family IMP dehydrogenase-related protein, yielding MKLLGDLPPFDLTYSDVFMVPSRSSVTSRLDVDLSTPDGVGTTIPLVVANMTAVSGRRMAETVARRGAIAVLPQDIPIHAVTETIEYVKAAHPIYESPVTVSADAPVAAALALLGKRAHQAAVVVDPDRHPVGVVTDGDLRKVDRFATVGHVMSTELFTVGPDADLDSVFDGLAKQHLGLAPVVADGQLQGVLTRKGILRSAIYSPALDAQGRLRIGTAIGINGDVAAKAKAMLESGADVLVVDTAHGHQDKMIDALSVVKATRDAHEAATGVRVPVAAGNVVTPDGARDLATAGADIIKVGVGPGAMCTTRMMTGVGRPQFSAVLECAAAATELGAHVWADGGVKYPRDVALALAAGAASVMIGSWFAGTWESPGDLNRDASGRFYKESFGMASARAVSNRTQGRSAFDRARSALFEEGISSSKMYLDPARPGVEDLIDSIVAGVRSSFTYAGARDIAQFRERATVGVQSASGYDEGRPRETSW
- the ppgK gene encoding polyphosphate--glucose phosphotransferase; its protein translation is MAKTYPLGIDVGGSGIKGAPVDLDKGEFAADRLRIETPDPSTPDAVIEVIGQIAEHFADSTKDQPIGITVPAVVMHGVVKTAANIDKSWIDTDVTKMLEDKLGRQVVVLNDADAAGVAELHYGAAKDQSGLVVMTTLGTGIGSALLNNGVLVPNSEFGHIEVDGHDAETRTADSVREAKDLSWEKWAKRLQKYYSALENLLWPDLFVVGGGVSKKHEKFLPLLDIRTPIVPAKLENAAGIVGAAYAAAEKGK
- a CDS encoding MBL fold metallo-hydrolase; this encodes MKITHLGHACLLAEYPDARILIDPGSFSDVSGVSVVDAVLITHQHADHLDLDKLRGVLERNPDVPVYADPGSLKVLREAGIDAQENQAGQAFSVGSVRVTPIGRMHAEIHPYIERIPNLGVTLQADGDPTLFHPGDALDGQPLEHIDILAVPVSAPWGAVKETIAFVRRIAPSVVVPIHDGTLSEVGRGMYLKHIGDFGLDGGVPVRDLRGEPATSFDA
- a CDS encoding lipid II:glycine glycyltransferase FemX; amino-acid sequence: MTLRVTECSDRAEWDDLLDRTGGHPLQLWGWGELKSRYEWSADRLVVGDGDEVVGSAQVLHRKLPQPFRSLSYIPRGPQVSDEARRAEVLDALADWVKAHRKPIALSIEPDWEAGYSPMPKGTDDEALAQLRRADDPQWLRDIAAHGFSPSDNTGLIPRTLVVDCSQDDDALMKGFGSSTRQNVRKSFKAENVRFGLVETEADLDQVLAINHETARRAEFAVHSDDYHRGIRDLMGDRSQLIAAWEGDQVVAFVWLVVSATTAFELYGGVNERGMKLRLNYGLKFYAMQHVREQGVTRYDVNGLLNDGISDFKRQFAKHENMLIGTWDRPLSPLYPAFAKALPKVRTVLKKGVPQAKSAIKDPKGALAKLRRE
- the map gene encoding type I methionyl aminopeptidase; amino-acid sequence: MSLRSPMVPGTISPRRAVPASIARPEYVDRPAPKEFDGSEVKDAETIEKMRIAGRLGAQALQAAGAAVQPGVTTDELDRIGHEFLMDHHAYPSTLGYRGFPKSLCTSVNEVICHGIPDDLPLEEGDIVKIDVTAFIGGVHGDNCATFTVGEVSPQVQDLVDRTQEAMLRGIKAAMPGRQFNVVGRVIEKYAARFGYGVVRDYTGHGIGTSFHSGLIVPHYDAAPAYDDVIEPGMTFTVEPMITLGGADWDLWDDGWTVTTKDKSWCAQFEHTVLMTDEGPEILTLP
- a CDS encoding MFS transporter; amino-acid sequence: MLSTYTPLLKDPATRRFMTGSSIGRLGGAMFGMSLVAMVSTRTGSFALAGAVSATGLVVLALTAVIAGRLTDRYGQRRITYPLLAWSAVWCAVLVAASSLQWPRWTLFVSYAMATVVANVGTLSRARWAHRMRNQPDQQHSAMSLEQVVDELSFVLGPALAIGLATLWFPEAGLVVATLLYLVGTLVLLSERTTEPPVDGAAHHDTSLAVRVPGIVILACVLFMTGAIFGSNEVTAIAVAKDQGHPSASGLVVAVFSLGSAAAGLWFGGRKPSRSLPSLLVVGTGAMFLLEAPILLAEHLVPIAVVMMFAGAATAPTLIISMQLAQRLVPGTQVNEAMSVVLTGLMIGIAAGSAISGTVIENVDPHAGFTVPVAAGGTAFLLAIAGRAFLRRRE
- a CDS encoding methionine aminopeptidase, whose translation is MAYWYNVNTGQIEQDGNTDPKDNLMGPYPTEDDARAAIETSRKKNELWDEEDREWKDE